The window ACTGGCAATGGGACTTTTTGATCAGGTAACTAATACAGTTTTTGCAAACTTTGTTTGCAAATGGTTTCCTTTAATTCCTATCATAACATGGCTTTCTAATTATTAACAGAATATAACATGTTGTGTTTTTTATAGGACGTCAACGACCAGAACAGCCTTCGCTACCCAAGCCTTTACAAACCCGGCCAGCAGAACCTCCTCTTCAACAAACGGCAGTTTTTCCTCTGCACGCTGCAGGGGGTGACTACATCCTTCCTGCTCTTCTTCATTCCCTACGGAGCCTTCTCTGCTGTGGTAAAAGAAGATGGGTCCAACTTCTCAGATCAGCAAACATTTGCTGTCACCATAGCGACCACATTGGTTATCGTTGTAAGTGTTCAGGTGAGTTTCTTAATAAACAGATGTAGTGTCATAAATGAAAACGAGACTCTACGATCAATTGTGTGATGTTTTCTACCAACAGATTGGACTCGACACCCACTACTGGACAGCTGTCAATCATCTCTTTGTTTGGGGGAGTTTGATTGTGTATTTTGCCATTTTGTTTTCAATGCAAAGTTATGGCTTATTTGGGCTTTTTCCAAATAATTTCCCATTTATTGGTGAGTTTAGCTCAGTGGGACATTATTGATGGATGGAAATGATGCGTAAATAACTTTGGGTTTGTGTCTCGTCACAGGCGCAGCCTATAACTGTCTTTCAGAGAAGGGGGTGTGGTTGGTGATCCTCCTCACCACCACAGTGTGTGTTGTGCCCGGTTTAGTAGTTAGCTTTCTGAAAGTGGACCTCTTCTCAACTTTAACAGATAAGGTAAAGCAGCTGTGATGGACAGGAGCAGCTCTACTCTTCTCGTACAAAATGCCTAAATATTAGATTTTAATAATTGATAAGAAAATGGCCACTGTGGTTCACAGGTTCGCTATTTACAGCAGTCCAGGAAGAGGCACGGCCCGCAGGAGCAGAGCCTGAGGAGAGTCCGCAGGACAAGCTCCAGGCGCTCCGGCTATGCCTTCTCCCACCAGCAGGGCTACGGAGAGCTGATCACCTCTGGCAAAAACATGAGAAGGAGCACAGTCTCGTCTGCTTGCTCCCTggaaaaaacaacaaatggcTCCAACTGGATAGGAAATGTGCTAAAGAGAAAGAATGAAGTTTCCTGCAGCTCCCAGGAATTCATAGCTGCACCAGAAGGCAACTCCAGTGCCACAAAGACTCCAAGGCAACAGCAAACAGACTGAACTCTTAAAGTTAATCAGTCAGAATAGAATCCCATATTTATGGATCTGATAGACCCAAGCACAAGCTACGAGTGTCCTTCATTTGAGTAACAATAGACTCAAATCGTCAACACAAATGTACCTCATTTTATATCAGTATGAACTGTGAATGTTATATCTGAGGGATCCAGTCCTAGTGTCTGCATACAAAAACAAACTATTTTTTATCTGTTCCACACAGAAGAAATCAAAAATAATTTCAGAAAGCACAAAGTATTGCGTTTAatactatggggtgccatttgtaaagtgaaACAGTCATAACTTAACGGCAGTATTTTGGATTATTTAGCCTGTCATAAGAAAAATAAATGGGAgttaatttttcatattttcactatgttattcatacatttataaatgttaaagatcctaaattaaatatttagcttgctaactatttagagttaaataattattttataaactaaatatttaggtcagacctacatattttgttagaaaataaatatttaatttggagctaaatacttagtttgtaaactaaatatttactttataaagtaaatatttagctccaaaatatttagtttacaaagtaaacatttagATCCCAGCAAAATATGTATTATGGGGCTATACCTAAATATTGAACTTGCAAAGTACATTTTTaccttcaaaataaatatttagctgggatctaaatatttatttaggaaaATATTTGATTTAGAGCCAAGTTTAGTTTGTAAGAAGGCAGTCCAAATGAAGTGCCTAAGGAGGATCTTTAAGATCTGGTGGCAACAGCATGTTTCCAATAAGACAGTGCTAGAGATAGCACAGACAGAGAGGATCAGCGatgaggtgaggaggaggagatggaactAGATCAGCCATGTGCTGCGAAAGGAGGAGACGAGCGACTGCGCTGTGGCTCTAGGTTGGGCGCCTAAAGGTCGAAGGAAAAGAGGCCGACCTAAAACAACTTGGCGGCAAGTGGCTGAAGCAGAGAGAAACAGAGCAGGATGGTGTTCATGGAACTCAACAAGAAGTGCAGCTGGAAATCGATCCCTGTGGAAAAATGATGTCCTTGCCTTATGTGCCTCCTGGCACAAagagaaatgatgatgatgattagtttgtaaacaaaatatttacctccaaattaaatatttagtaagtaaaatacattttatttgcaaactaaatatccaGTTCTGACCTgaatatttgtttgtttgtaaaataaatatttaactccaAATTAAATGTTTAGCttgcaaattaaatatttagttgggaattttaacatttataactgtatgaataacatggtgagaACCTGATTTGAACCCCCATTTTTCTGTTATGAGGGGCTAAATAACCCAAAATActgctttttatattttactcCATGACTTTACAAATGGAACCCCATATAATTCTACATTTAGCCTTGGTTTATGCCGttggtaaaacaaaaatgtttGGTAGGTGTGAATCAGCCTCACTGTGCTTTGCCTTGTATGGCTTTGTTTGATTTCTGTtgaatgtatttaaaaatgtaaaactggaATGCAAGGCTAAAACTCTCACTCAGACTTTTTTAATGAACACATTGAAAACATTTATTATTCTGTTGGGGTGTAACCCCAGTTAAATCAGAACAAATTGTGTTTAAGTCATTGTTAAAATATCTTTTTTGGCTTTTAATAAATGTATTCTTCAATAAAGGATAACAGGATTTTATATATTGCcaattgatttattttttagaaATGAATTTCCAAGACATTATAAATgaaaaatagttaaaaaaaaataactacTTGATACAAAAATCAAATCACTGCAGTGTTTTTGGCCCttaaattccccctgaaaaatagaGGTTAACAAGTCATTTCCATCTCCTGAAAGTTGcacataaaaaaaaatcactcagTTGATTTTAAAGTATTTCAATATAAACAAACAAATGTGAGTTTCACTCCTCCATGAaaactgcagctcctccaccaggcTTTGATACAAACAAACTCTGTTTCTCCATCGCTGCTCTGCGTGGGTCAGGGATGTAGTAAGCATTCCTGACAGCTTGTAGAAAAGACTCCACCTTCTCACTGGGAACCATGGAGACGGCGCAGCCTCCCCAACCTGCACCTGTCAACCGAGAACCAACAGCCCCAGACTTCCTGCCAGCAGAACAAACAGAGTCAATATTCCAGCTGATCATCAACTTTCAGTAATATCAACCCTCATGAAAAATGTAGAGTGGGTGAATAAGCGAAGCACAGGATAGCATGAAAGATtataaaaagaagaaaatgtaACCATCACGGCAGAAAGGGATGCAGCAAAAATGTTTGATCACTTGGCTGCAGACAACTATGTCAAAAAGCTTAGAAAGGTAAAAACCTGGGCTAATCATACATCAAACAAATGAGTTCtgcacattctctctctctctctctctctctctctctctctctctctctctctctctctctctctctctctctctctctctctctctctctctctctctctctctctctctctctctctctctctctctctctctctctctctctctctctctctctctctctctctctctctctctctctctctctctctctctctctctctctctctctctctctctctctctctctctctctctctctctctctctctctctctctctctctctctctctgaaataGTAGAACTGCTAATGTTAGCATGCTCATCTAGGTACTATAGCATGCTAACTGTGCTATTTAGCACTTGAAGCTAATGTTACTGAGTGTTGGTGATTAAAAATGTTCTTATACATATAAAGGTTCAACCACACGGTGGCACTAGATGAAAATAAATTGATTTTGATTCAAACACATCACTTTCAAGAACTTTCGAGgggaaatgtaaagattaaaacaTATGTGCCCGAAATGAgtattttaattctttttttttccctGTAATAGAGAATGCTATTGCAtaactgttatggaaattttgtttattaattcttgattattattgataaacatattgataaaatccatgacaataACTATTTAGTTACATTTCCAAGCACAATAAAATTCAGGCATTTTTAAGGATTTCAAGCATGTGTAAGAACCCTGAATTTCTCTTTTGAAAACTAACtccaaaattaaattaaaagaaaATTAGCAGAGAAACTATTTTGAcagctgaaaaaataaataattccattataaataaataaataaataaataatattatatatatatatatatatatatatatatatatatatatatatatatatacacacacacatacgattGTGACTTTATATACATAAGAGGTGATGATTATTTCACTCGCTCATCTTGCAAATTAAACTCAAAGCTTCTTTTGGTTTATATTTTAAGAAATGTCAGAATCAgtgatattttattttacaaataaaatttTGATTGATCTAGCAGGACTCACAGACAAATGTCCACCAGTTGGTCCAGTTCAGGACAGCTGCACTCATACAGGTCTTTGCAGCTTGCATGGCTCTGATTCATCAGCGCTCCCAGGAGCTTTATGGACTCAGCAGACCCAGAATCACAAATGCTCTTAAACTTCATCACCCGTGCCGCTTCTCCATAAACATGCTTGGCCCGCTGGTGCAGCTTGAAGTGTGTGACTGTGAGAGAGGAGGAAAAGCTTTATCCACTTTTAAAAGATATTCTGATGCAGCCATAAACAGTGGTAATCGTTAAATAAATCCTAACCTGATAATCAAATGAGATATTAAATAGTATTTCTTAGATGAAAATATttaatagcacctctcaagataaaaatcgtgAGGTGCTTTGTACGGAGTTTTAGTGAAAAGAGATCATTCTACTCAACTAGATTTGTTTTATTAAAATGCCAAAGAAAATTCAGGAAAATTGATcaatacaaaaataaacaaaatcaaaGACAGAAATCAAAATGTATGACAGGGCTATTACTTTATAAATAAGGCTACAACCACAGGAGGAAAAACAAAAAGACGTGTATAGTCACTTACGGTGCTGTGTGTTAGCGCTCAGCAGCTCGGTGAAGAACTGCTCTGGGGTAACGCACAGCACCTTACAGACCTCCTCTCGGCTGTACGGCTCAGGATCCAACACTTCCTGCACCAGAGCCAGCATCTCCTCCAGGGAGGCCTTCAGCTCCGTCTGAACCTGAGCCAGCTTCGACAGCCCACTCGGGTCCAGACCTCTCGCCCGAGCAAGCATCTGGATTCACAAAGAAGTATAATGGAATTATGCTCGTTTAGACATTGTTAGATTTAAGACTGTTTTCTTATGTTAATGAGTAAGTTTACACCTACAGCAACCAACGGGGCAGGATTGCGTACCTTTGTGGCTATCCGACACTCCACCACACGGATGTTGTAGTGAGAAGAAGCAGCTTTGTTCATCTCAACGCAGCAGTTGGAAATCACAAACACAGCCCCCTCTGGGAGCTGGACATCAGTGGCCCTCAGAGGCTGGAACTCTATCAGCTTGGCCTGAGACACATTTGAGAATGTTAAAAGAGAGACAAAACAGCTAATCAAAGTATGCAAAATGCTATAAAGTGTTCACAAACATAGCAGAGCTTTTGTGGTGATCAATGTATTGTTTTATGTGCTTCTAGAAATGTTTTGATGGGAACAAAGCTACATACAGTTCCTTTCTCTGCCAGGAATGATATGGACTGGTCCATTCCTCCACCCTCTGTCCCGATGTAGCGCTCACATTTAGCACATATCTCAGCTAGAGCcacctggagaggggtttttaTGAAAAAAATATGATAACCACCAAAAAAAATCTCCAAAAAGCAAAtgtgcttttttcaaaaaccctTTGATGGCATGAAAGTTGTTTATTAGAGTGAGTTAAGTCATATTTTATAGTCTCAATTATTTACGTTTTGTCTCAAAGGGGACTGGGAGATCTGGTTCAAGTACCTTACCTTGGAAAGGGACTTCTGGTTGGCCTCCATGGTAACAAGACCAGAACAGCAGACTAAGGCACTTGAACTGGACAGACCCGAACTTGGAGGAATTGTTCCGTCTACAACACACGACATTCCTGCCAAACGAGTGATCCCAAACTTCTCCTGGAGGGAAAAATAAAACAGATATGTTCCTTTAATAGTGTACAATATTCACGTAAATGATATATTACACATCATTTATGCTGGCTATGCTATAACCAGCACATCTTACCTGGATACCTTTGACCCCACAGAGGAAGTAATAAAACCACTTTGGATTGTCTTTGTCAATGGTGATGTCCTCTGAGCAGGACACAGTGAAATCCCTGCAAACCAACAGAAATGAggctttcagatttttttttttttgtaaattcaAAAGGATTTTAAACCCCTGAAATACATTtggaaaaggaaaataaaagtatatcatagggctgggcgatatggcctaaaatcaatatcacgatatattgaggatgtcAGTACCGATAAATGATCGATACAGGTatgagcagaaacaaaagttgtccactagatggggctgtcacgtgttacGCTGAGTCatatttttacatgactcaaggtggtacagcttcttgaagggacatgaatgttgtcaaccatcttttctttttttattgtcaaatttattgacatgggaaaaattatcttgataagagtcagaaatttcgataacgataaattttccatttattgcccagccctagttgctAAAGGCTGGAATCTTACTGGTACTGAGGATTTGTGTTGGACAGGTGGATTTTCCCTGAGTTATTCAAAGACACAGCTGCCAGGATGCTCTGCTCAATAGCCATCGGCAGCACAGAATATCCACAGTAGTCAATGTGCTCACCTGGAAAAAGTGAAAAACAGGACAGAGATGTTCGACTACAGGAATAACCCCTCCCTAAAAAACACGTGATCACTCATGTTTCTGTATATTTCAGTATATTTTGTGAACTAATAATAGAAAATTATTACAGATAAAACAATAGAATACACTATGTATAAAACATTCTTACACAATGATTAAAACTGAATTACCTATTAGATTGACCCTTCCAGGTGCATATGCATAGAAAAGGGGAGATTCTCCATACTTTGTTTCAAAAGCACTTTTTAAGTTTTTTAACCtgtagattattaaaaataaataaacaagaaatGAATGAATCACACATATAATGCATCTGCTGCTCCACCCCTGGACAGTCAACCACTCCTGTTGTCACTCACCTTTCGTTCGAAGTGATTTCTATCTTCAGCTTTGGGGGATTTGTAGACATGTTTACCTGTTCAGAAACAGCCTGATTTTAATAACTCTCGTCGTGAAACTGAGGAAAGCTCTGACACAACCTTGCTGCTATCAGCTGACTCTCACGTAGGAAACCCGGATGCGAAAACGATGAACTACGGGCAGTCAAAATTAGAAGCCTGGCAGCGTTTAAGTGGGTGTTTTTATCCAATGAACTGACTCTGGAAAGGGTAAACACGGAAGTCCTTTGAGAACAGAGTGGCAGGAGGGCAGTAACGCAtaagtaggacctggctgcagacatctgcTGGCGTGTCACCGGAAAGAACTTTCAAATGagaacaagatggcgtgtcattctagcctagtgaactagaccaaattcttgattTGCAAGAATTGCAAATTCTTGCTCtgcatatattcacatatatagtctggcttgccaggctagtgtcattcattacttttaccggaaaatcgacgagcgaaagacaTCTACAGGTGTACCATCAAATCACACTCCCCCATCAAATAAATGCTTCCCCTACAGCTGCGCTCCGCACTAGCGTCAAAAGCGCTGCTTGGCTCCACCCAGGCGGCAAAAAGAAAACCCGCGCTTAACGTTAGCTCGTTCAGTTCACTCCACTCACACACATTACTGGCACACTCTGCTCGTGCACGGGGAGACTACGGGAACCATGAAGGTTCAAAAAGCCTGATTCAGCGAATGTCTTTTGTGTATTCCTTCTGTGATACATTTATTAAatgacagacggacagacagacagacagacagacagacagacagatagacagatagatagatagatagatagatagatagatagatagataccatcttttagttcttttttaaacacataaaggttttatttacctgcaacgtttcgtttgcggttgcaaacttcgtcaggctgacgctgatgttgGCGTCACttccagcagaggacgttgtcgccctctgctgcccgctctcccctctccgatgatgcaggcccatgcgcgatccaacgagtaaactccatcatccctgttcatggtcccgcatccacgtctccttatctctaaagCTTCCtccatccatcttttgtatttctgttgttctgtgtttatgatcctcgTGTTGTCGCagcaagggcggaaatcccatttcaattttggggggggacaataaacagtaaaacttcagagagtaattattgggggggacatgaaaaaaaatgctCTCAAAATACAACACTcaggcagaggcggttttaccattaggcataggtaggcggccgcctggggcccccttgtgttgggggccccctagccctgaccgccagcacccctctgttaatgccacaatactcttattaccaacctgccgcagacgggattggacatgcgcaattctcattaccataattcctgaaccgttcaagatatcattaaaattccaaaagtgctgaaaagattaaaaatggggctattcgtgcatatacaatacattacggtagccaccggattccctgtcttgagcgcaccgaatcacaacaaagattcagagacatgctgagtttgtcatccaaaatgctccgttttataacttttgaatggctgatcagatccaggaaattccaacggttcctaaaagtacatgaagtcagctttccaacgatctatagcatgaagcaatcagagttagggaaaatatcgctaccaggggaaatcctgctgtacagcctggttgaaacggagcgcagcgccgcggtgaaagcggataacggaacggggaggctaattagcataaaaagccagcatgaaattatggaaatgcctcaaagaaaatcaacacgatctattaggtgtcccagaaggctgaagacagtgaccatgaagaaggacagatctccagtgaaccaggatatgaacgtttgttcagtctttattttttatttgaacaaccctcaactatttgctaattgtaagattcagcatcattccagcattatttatctttttacaataaataattatttttgctaaaacaaatgtttttggtatagcagtgcacggtgtgcaagagaagcaccccagtgTGAGGtgtgactctgcctgcagctggagagaagctgcttcaaggtctaccacatcaaataaaaacgtctgaaagtttacaaaaataaagtcttaaacactgctacaagacaccaaggttcaaacttttttaagaatagatgcatttcagttcaaagtttaaattgtttgcccagtaattttgaagttcctgttcagtaataactgtaaaaaattcaaatccgatttttgcttttttcacttttaagctgattttttaaaggctttaatagaaatacattctaaatagaagaagaagaaaatatcatttctatagtgcctcaagataaaatcatgaggggcttcacaaaaacaaaaatataaatataaaaaagcatttagaaaatgtttaaaaatatatttaaaatgagcaaaaataggcaattgggatttaaaagaaaaaatgttaagaaagagagagagtgaataggaaagagggaaatcagtgaggaaggtggaataggtggggagagcagaataaagagagagtggtgaagaaggtcatacaaaagccagcctgaacaagtgagtcttcagctgctttttaaaggagaccactgagtccactgatctcaggctcagggggagagaggtcaagagtctgggggccacagcagcagatgatctgtcacctttggtctttagcctggtgctgcacagtaggctttgatcactggacctcagggacctgctgggggtgtagggactaagaagatcaccaatgtaagatggtgcttgtccatgtaagaacctatagaccagaaccaggattaagaaatgaaccctaaagttgactggcagccagtgaagctggaggagaagtggtttcacgtttcttttcgtgaaatgttgaagtggtttggaaatacaaaccatacactgaaagctgaggttgttctgaaaaaaggagagagttacacacactttgcactttttattacaattttacagccataagataaaaaaaaacagacggccctgttataattatggtcataagagggttattaagactgcgatgcacaaacaggaagtgattggtagtcattccactccaatccagttggtggcagtaatgcaccaaattgtagtttgccaagtgccataagaccacaaataagaataagaagagaggcgggagcattcgtaacaaactcaaagcgatagtcaaaacattaagcatgacatgaagttatcctagtggctccaataagagaaagaagcagcttgcttcataaaagcttttatcttcacttctgaaagtgacgttgtttttcgatgtaaacatcaaaaggaagcagaaaggaaagacaatggaaagtgtttaaagggaggaaaacagaccaaaatggaaaatagaaaaaaataactaaggctaaagcacaggagcgctgacagaaaaaagaaagcagagcaaatattgaaagcactcaaagggagggaaatacaggaaaaaaagaggaggactaataaaaagggaaaataactcatgtcagaagaggggagagtttcgcaaatccagttaaaggtaagattgtcgaaaatttagtgtaaggggccccatgtctgtgttcgccttgggcccccaaattgctaaatccgcccctgcactcAGGGTTTCCCtttcataggcgtagccgtggcggactgccacggctgaaatcccaccgccacgcctacaagatcccaagttttatttattttttgttttgcgctgtttcccgaagaagcagcgggaactactatgttgtcgcttgtgatcacagccgccaggcagcaaggaggagcaggcagggcaaggtgaagttacagcataagttactgagtttaaaatcagaaaggtagcagtggatataatgctttttggtttacatgtttcaatagcgtt is drawn from Nothobranchius furzeri strain GRZ-AD chromosome 4, NfurGRZ-RIMD1, whole genome shotgun sequence and contains these coding sequences:
- the LOC129153559 gene encoding N-acetylgalactosamine kinase-like, whose amino-acid sequence is MSTNPPKLKIEITSNERLKNLKSAFETKYGESPLFYAYAPGRVNLIGEHIDYCGYSVLPMAIEQSILAAVSLNNSGKIHLSNTNPQYQDFTVSCSEDITIDKDNPKWFYYFLCGVKGIQEKFGITRLAGMSCVVDGTIPPSSGLSSSSALVCCSGLVTMEANQKSLSKVALAEICAKCERYIGTEGGGMDQSISFLAEKGTAKLIEFQPLRATDVQLPEGAVFVISNCCVEMNKAASSHYNIRVVECRIATKMLARARGLDPSGLSKLAQVQTELKASLEEMLALVQEVLDPEPYSREEVCKVLCVTPEQFFTELLSANTQHLTHFKLHQRAKHVYGEAARVMKFKSICDSGSAESIKLLGALMNQSHASCKDLYECSCPELDQLVDICLKSGAVGSRLTGAGWGGCAVSMVPSEKVESFLQAVRNAYYIPDPRRAAMEKQSLFVSKPGGGAAVFMEE